In Salinibacterium sp. dk2585, a single window of DNA contains:
- the carB gene encoding carbamoyl-phosphate synthase large subunit — MPKRDDIKSVLVIGSGPIVIGQAAEFDYSGTQACRVLREEGVRVILVNSNPATIMTDPDFADATYVEPITWEVIETIIQKEKPDAILPTLGGQTALNAAIDLHEHGILEKYDVELIGANFEAIQKGEDRQIFKELVLECGADVARSHIARTLDEAIEFAEDLGYPLVIRPSFTMGGLGSGFAYTREDLVRMVTDGLHQSPTTEVLLEESILGWKEYELELMRDTSDNTVVVCSIENVDPVGVHTGDSITVAPALTLTDVEFQNLRNIGIDIIRAVGVDTGGCNIQFAIDPKTGRVIVIEMNPRVSRSSALASKATGFPIAKIAAKLAIGYRLDEIPNDITRVTPASFEPTLDYIVVKVPRFGFEKFPAADTTLTTTMKSVGEAMAIGRNYSTALQKALRSLEKRGSSFHWTGESRSKEELLKVASVPTDGRIVTVQQALRAGATVDEVFTATGIDPWFVDQIVLINEVAADVAAATALDAHVLRHAKEHGFSDQQIAELRGLTEQQVRDARHDAGVRPVFKTVDTCAGEFPALTPYHYSSYEQETEVTPSDRRKVVILGSGPNRIGQGIEFDYSCVHASFALSDAGFETIMINCNPETVSTDYDTSDRLYFEPLTLEDVLEIIDAERASGELVGVIVQLGGQTALGLAKGLKEAGVPILGTSPEAIDLAEERGLFQGILDEAGLVAPRNGTAVDPAGAVKVAEAIGYPVLVRPSFVLGGRGMEIVYDTPSLEDYFRRMEGQVVIAEGYPLLVDRFLDDAVEIDIDALYDGEQLYVGGVMEHIEEAGIHSGDSSCTLPPVTLGRDQIERVRQATHAIAAGLGVRGLLNVQFAIGAGVLYVLEANPRASRTVPFVAKATGTQIAKAAARIMVGTSIAELIKEGMLPALDGSVIPMDSPVAVKEAVLPFKRFRTADGRIVDSILGPEMRSTGEVMGFDSNFPRAFAKSQVAASVRLPHSGTVFVSVADRDKRAIVLPVVRLQQLGFTILATLGTAEILSRNGIHAEVVRKYDQGEASVEGEPSIVELIDQRKVDIVINTPSGRSARADGYEIRAAAVAADLPLYTTIAQVGAAVASIESTRDGFTVTSLQDYAAARSERLALVE; from the coding sequence ATGCCCAAGCGCGACGACATCAAGTCCGTCCTCGTCATCGGCTCCGGCCCCATCGTCATCGGCCAGGCGGCCGAGTTCGACTACTCGGGCACGCAGGCGTGCCGGGTGCTGCGAGAGGAGGGCGTGCGCGTCATCCTCGTGAACTCCAATCCGGCGACGATCATGACTGACCCCGACTTCGCCGACGCGACCTACGTCGAGCCGATCACGTGGGAGGTTATCGAGACGATCATCCAGAAGGAGAAACCAGACGCGATCCTTCCGACGCTCGGCGGCCAGACCGCGCTCAACGCCGCGATCGACCTGCACGAGCACGGCATCCTCGAGAAGTACGACGTCGAACTGATCGGCGCCAACTTCGAGGCGATCCAGAAGGGTGAGGACCGCCAGATCTTCAAGGAGCTCGTACTGGAGTGCGGGGCGGATGTCGCGCGCTCGCACATCGCGCGCACGCTCGACGAGGCGATCGAGTTCGCGGAGGACCTTGGCTATCCGCTCGTCATTCGCCCCTCCTTCACGATGGGCGGCCTCGGTTCAGGATTCGCCTACACGCGTGAGGACCTCGTGCGCATGGTGACCGACGGCCTCCACCAGAGCCCGACGACCGAGGTGCTGCTCGAGGAGTCGATCCTCGGGTGGAAGGAATACGAGCTCGAGCTCATGCGCGACACGTCCGACAACACGGTCGTCGTCTGCTCGATCGAGAACGTCGACCCCGTCGGCGTGCACACGGGCGACTCGATCACGGTCGCGCCCGCGCTGACGCTGACGGATGTCGAGTTCCAGAACCTGCGCAACATCGGCATCGATATCATCCGCGCGGTGGGCGTCGACACGGGCGGCTGCAACATCCAGTTCGCGATCGACCCCAAGACGGGGCGGGTCATCGTGATCGAGATGAACCCGCGCGTCTCCCGCTCCAGTGCCCTCGCCTCGAAGGCCACCGGCTTCCCGATCGCGAAGATCGCCGCGAAGCTCGCGATCGGGTACCGCCTCGACGAGATCCCCAACGACATCACCCGCGTGACCCCGGCGAGTTTCGAGCCGACCCTCGACTACATCGTCGTCAAGGTTCCCCGCTTCGGCTTCGAGAAGTTCCCCGCGGCCGACACGACCCTCACGACGACCATGAAGTCGGTCGGCGAGGCGATGGCAATCGGTCGCAACTACTCGACCGCCCTCCAGAAGGCGCTCCGTTCGCTCGAAAAGCGGGGCTCATCCTTCCACTGGACCGGTGAGAGCCGCTCCAAGGAGGAACTCCTAAAGGTCGCATCCGTGCCCACCGACGGCCGCATCGTGACCGTCCAGCAGGCACTGCGTGCGGGCGCGACCGTCGACGAGGTCTTCACGGCGACGGGGATCGACCCCTGGTTCGTCGACCAGATCGTGCTCATCAACGAGGTTGCGGCGGATGTCGCGGCTGCCACTGCGCTCGACGCCCACGTGCTCCGGCACGCCAAGGAGCACGGTTTCAGCGACCAGCAGATCGCCGAGCTGCGGGGCCTCACCGAGCAGCAGGTGCGGGATGCCCGCCACGACGCCGGTGTCCGCCCCGTCTTCAAGACGGTTGACACCTGTGCCGGTGAGTTTCCCGCGCTCACGCCGTACCACTACTCGAGCTACGAGCAGGAGACCGAGGTGACGCCGAGCGACCGCCGCAAGGTCGTCATCCTGGGTTCCGGCCCCAACCGCATCGGCCAGGGGATCGAGTTCGACTACTCCTGCGTGCACGCGTCATTCGCGCTCTCAGATGCCGGTTTCGAGACGATCATGATCAACTGCAACCCCGAGACCGTCTCGACGGATTACGACACGTCCGACCGCCTGTACTTCGAGCCGCTGACGCTCGAGGACGTGCTGGAGATCATCGACGCGGAGCGCGCGAGCGGCGAACTCGTCGGTGTCATCGTGCAGCTCGGCGGGCAGACCGCGCTCGGCCTCGCCAAGGGACTCAAGGAGGCGGGCGTGCCGATCCTCGGCACCTCGCCTGAGGCGATTGACCTCGCCGAGGAGCGTGGCCTCTTCCAGGGCATCCTCGACGAAGCTGGTCTCGTGGCGCCCCGCAACGGCACGGCGGTGGACCCGGCCGGCGCGGTGAAGGTCGCCGAGGCGATCGGGTACCCCGTGCTGGTGCGACCGTCCTTCGTCCTGGGTGGCCGCGGCATGGAGATTGTGTATGACACGCCGTCCCTCGAGGACTACTTCCGCCGCATGGAGGGCCAGGTCGTCATCGCGGAGGGTTACCCGCTCCTCGTCGACCGCTTCCTCGACGACGCCGTGGAGATCGATATCGACGCGCTCTACGACGGCGAGCAACTCTACGTGGGCGGCGTCATGGAGCACATCGAGGAGGCGGGCATCCACTCGGGCGACTCGAGCTGCACGCTGCCTCCCGTGACCCTGGGTCGCGACCAGATCGAGCGTGTGCGCCAGGCGACGCACGCCATCGCGGCCGGACTCGGCGTGCGCGGCCTGCTCAACGTGCAGTTCGCGATCGGCGCTGGCGTGCTCTACGTGCTCGAGGCGAACCCTCGCGCTTCGCGCACGGTGCCCTTCGTGGCGAAGGCGACGGGAACTCAGATCGCCAAGGCAGCCGCCCGCATCATGGTCGGCACGAGCATCGCCGAGTTGATCAAGGAGGGCATGCTCCCCGCGCTCGACGGCTCAGTCATCCCCATGGACTCGCCGGTCGCGGTCAAGGAGGCGGTGCTCCCGTTCAAGCGCTTCCGCACGGCGGACGGACGCATCGTCGACTCGATCCTCGGGCCGGAGATGCGTTCGACGGGTGAGGTCATGGGCTTCGACTCCAACTTCCCCCGGGCCTTCGCGAAGAGCCAGGTGGCGGCATCCGTGCGCCTTCCACACAGCGGCACGGTCTTCGTCTCGGTCGCCGACCGCGACAAGCGGGCCATCGTGCTGCCCGTCGTGCGCCTCCAGCAGCTCGGGTTCACAATCCTCGCGACCCTCGGCACCGCAGAGATCCTCAGCCGCAATGGAATCCACGCGGAGGTCGTGCGCAAGTACGACCAGGGCGAGGCATCCGTCGAGGGCGAACCTTCGATCGTGGAGTTGATCGACCAGCGCAAGGTCGACATCGTGATCAACACGCCGAGCGGACGGAGCGCGCGAGCTGACGGCTACGAGATCCGCGCGGCTGCTGTGGCGGCAGACCTGCCGCTGTACACGACGATCGCGCAGGTCGGCGCTGCCGTCGCATCGATCGAGTCGACGCGTGACGGCTTCACCGTCACGTCCCTGCAGGATTACGCAGCGGCGCGAAGCGAACGGCTGGCACTTGTCGAATAG